A genomic region of Polynucleobacter necessarius contains the following coding sequences:
- the msbA gene encoding lipid A export permease/ATP-binding protein MsbA — protein sequence MNAQDRTALNRLITYLKPHIGLIIGSLVAMAFVAVAETSIPALMKPLLDRGFTGQLNSKLWQVPVFLVGLAVVRSLAQFLSNYLLTRVINSVLLKLREQMFQTLLNASTAFFQKNSASNLINAVVFEVNNVLTIMGGMLISLVRDSLTVIGLMGYLIYLNWRLTLVVLIIFPMIAFIMSKINRRLRSLNREQQTLTSDLAYIVEEAAAGYKIVKVHGAEQYEMNRFAEKAERLRQFALKSAVAGGLNQPITQLIASMALSVVLVIALMQSATEGTTVGGFASFITAMMLVISPLKHLADINQPLQRGLTAAEMIFGLMDQPFEEDEDRRLSMKSLDKAKGAIRFENVGFSYEQEVGRQDALKDINLIIKPGEVVAFVGPSGGGKSTLVNLLPRFLKPTKGHIFLDDVPLENIVLADIRKQIAFVSQDVILFNDTIAANVAYGASAQQEIDRGRVMEALEAANLTAMIKELPDGIDSMVGDNGNRLSGGQRQRLAIARAIYKNAPILILDEATSALDSESERQVQDALERLMAGRTTLIIAHRLSTIEHADRIVVLEHGQVIENGSHADLIKQDGLYANLHRIQFANA from the coding sequence GCCTTTGTTGGACCGGGGATTTACTGGGCAACTCAATAGCAAGCTCTGGCAGGTGCCAGTCTTCTTGGTTGGTTTGGCGGTAGTCCGTAGCCTGGCTCAGTTTCTCTCTAACTACTTACTGACTCGTGTCATTAACTCAGTGCTTCTCAAGCTACGCGAGCAAATGTTCCAAACGTTGCTAAATGCAAGCACCGCTTTTTTTCAAAAAAACTCCGCCTCTAATTTGATTAATGCAGTGGTGTTTGAGGTTAATAATGTATTGACCATTATGGGTGGAATGCTCATCAGCCTGGTGAGGGATTCCCTCACAGTCATCGGCTTGATGGGCTACTTGATTTATCTCAATTGGAGATTGACTTTAGTAGTGCTCATTATTTTCCCGATGATTGCGTTCATTATGAGCAAGATCAATCGTCGCCTCAGGTCCCTTAATCGTGAACAACAAACACTCACTAGTGATTTGGCATACATCGTTGAAGAAGCTGCTGCTGGCTACAAGATTGTTAAGGTGCATGGTGCTGAGCAGTATGAGATGAATCGCTTTGCTGAAAAAGCTGAGCGCTTACGCCAGTTTGCATTGAAGTCTGCTGTGGCTGGCGGCCTGAATCAGCCTATTACTCAGTTGATAGCCTCTATGGCCTTATCGGTGGTTTTGGTTATCGCCTTGATGCAGTCTGCCACTGAGGGCACTACGGTTGGTGGTTTTGCATCCTTCATTACTGCAATGATGTTGGTGATTTCACCTTTAAAGCATCTCGCTGATATTAATCAGCCTTTACAACGGGGTCTTACTGCTGCTGAAATGATTTTTGGATTAATGGATCAACCGTTTGAAGAAGATGAGGATAGACGGCTCTCTATGAAGTCCTTGGACAAAGCAAAAGGAGCCATTCGTTTTGAGAATGTTGGATTCTCGTACGAGCAAGAAGTGGGGCGACAGGATGCCTTAAAGGATATCAATCTGATAATCAAGCCTGGTGAAGTCGTCGCTTTTGTTGGGCCTTCTGGCGGTGGCAAATCTACCTTAGTGAATTTGTTGCCACGTTTCTTAAAACCTACGAAAGGCCATATTTTCTTAGATGACGTTCCTCTAGAAAATATTGTTTTAGCCGACATCAGAAAACAGATCGCCTTTGTCAGCCAGGATGTGATTCTGTTTAACGACACGATTGCAGCAAACGTAGCCTATGGAGCTAGTGCTCAGCAAGAGATTGATCGTGGGCGTGTGATGGAGGCCCTTGAAGCCGCCAATCTGACTGCCATGATTAAAGAGTTGCCTGATGGCATTGATTCAATGGTTGGCGATAACGGCAATCGTTTGTCTGGCGGGCAGCGCCAGCGTTTAGCAATTGCACGCGCAATCTACAAGAACGCGCCAATCTTGATTTTGGATGAGGCGACATCCGCATTAGATTCTGAGTCAGAGCGTCAGGTGCAAGATGCTTTAGAGCGCTTAATGGCGGGTAGAACAACTTTAATCATTGCACATCGCTTATCTACAATCGAGCACGCAGATCGTATTGTCGTGTTGGAGCATGGCCAAGTAATTGAAAATGGATCGCATGCTGATTTGATTAAGCAAGATGGTCTTTATGCCAACCTGCATCGCATTCAGTTTGCGAATGCCTAA
- the hemF gene encoding oxygen-dependent coproporphyrinogen oxidase, whose protein sequence is MDIAALKDYFLGLQNRITSAMSTLDGKAFVADEWHKPEDSKLKGYGRTCILDGGNILEKGGVGFSHVRGDQMPPSASHHRPEVAGRSFEAMGVSLVFHPNNPKVPTTHMNVRCFIAQAPDKEPVWWFGGGFDLTPYYGVDEDCRHFHQTAKDALDPFGEELYPRFKKWCDEYFYLKHREEPRGIGGVFFDDFNELGFEKSFAMTRAVGDAFIDAYLPIVERRYKDAFTPEEKSFQEYRRGRYVEYNLIFDRGTIFGLHSGGRTESILMSMPPVVQWWYNWQPKPGTPEAKLYDYYLKPRDWLA, encoded by the coding sequence ATTGATATTGCAGCCCTAAAAGATTATTTTTTGGGTTTACAGAATCGCATCACCAGCGCCATGAGCACACTGGATGGAAAAGCTTTTGTTGCTGATGAATGGCATAAACCCGAAGACAGTAAATTAAAAGGTTATGGGCGCACGTGCATTTTGGATGGCGGCAATATTCTAGAAAAAGGTGGTGTAGGCTTTTCTCATGTGCGCGGCGATCAAATGCCGCCCTCTGCCTCACATCATCGCCCTGAAGTCGCTGGTCGTAGCTTTGAGGCTATGGGAGTTTCGCTGGTGTTTCACCCCAATAACCCTAAAGTACCAACCACCCATATGAACGTGCGTTGCTTTATTGCGCAAGCACCTGACAAAGAGCCGGTGTGGTGGTTTGGTGGTGGCTTTGACCTCACTCCATATTACGGTGTAGATGAAGATTGCAGGCATTTCCATCAAACCGCTAAAGACGCTTTAGATCCATTTGGCGAAGAACTCTATCCACGCTTTAAAAAGTGGTGTGACGAGTACTTTTATTTAAAACATCGCGAAGAGCCTCGTGGCATTGGCGGTGTTTTCTTTGACGACTTCAACGAACTTGGATTTGAGAAAAGCTTTGCGATGACACGTGCAGTTGGTGACGCATTTATTGATGCTTATCTCCCCATTGTTGAGCGTCGCTACAAAGACGCATTTACGCCCGAAGAAAAATCTTTCCAAGAATATCGTCGCGGTCGCTATGTTGAATACAACCTCATCTTTGACCGAGGCACTATTTTTGGATTGCACTCTGGTGGTCGCACTGAATCCATTTTGATGTCCATGCCGCCTGTAGTTCAATGGTGGTACAACTGGCAACCAAAGCCTGGCACGCCTGAAGCTAAGCTATATGACTATTACTTAAAGCCCCGCGATTGGTTAGCTTGA
- a CDS encoding nicotinate-nucleotide adenylyltransferase — translation MSKVNKIGILGGTFDPPHVGHLRLATHFAKALHLDAVLLIPSGEPWQKGTGITPAETRLQLTEAAGIDLARAFLYLKISAQVGVDRIEVDRAGPSYAIDTVKALRERFGENAGLTWLMGADSLVALPSWNSWEKLSQYVNFAVATRPHYDLSQEISPGVERFLKDHLTKDIAALEKSAAGLIYIDESLNIDLSSTELRDRLKSSSRSAIAAEQIPTHTLEIITNLGLYQ, via the coding sequence TTGAGCAAAGTAAATAAAATCGGCATTCTGGGAGGAACGTTTGACCCTCCGCATGTGGGTCACCTCAGATTAGCCACGCATTTTGCTAAAGCTTTGCATTTAGATGCGGTTCTATTGATTCCGAGTGGTGAGCCTTGGCAAAAAGGCACTGGCATCACGCCTGCTGAAACTCGCCTGCAACTCACGGAAGCTGCTGGCATTGATTTAGCACGTGCATTCTTATATCTCAAGATTTCGGCACAGGTTGGCGTAGACCGCATAGAGGTTGATCGCGCCGGCCCCAGTTATGCAATTGATACCGTTAAGGCTTTGCGCGAACGCTTTGGAGAAAATGCCGGCCTGACTTGGTTAATGGGAGCAGATTCTCTCGTTGCCCTTCCAAGCTGGAACTCATGGGAAAAACTCAGTCAATATGTCAATTTTGCGGTTGCTACTAGACCGCATTACGATTTAAGCCAAGAAATCAGCCCTGGGGTAGAGCGGTTCTTAAAAGATCATCTAACAAAAGATATCGCCGCCCTTGAAAAAAGCGCTGCTGGCCTCATATATATCGATGAAAGCCTCAATATCGATCTATCCTCTACTGAATTACGAGATCGCCTCAAATCTAGCTCTCGGAGTGCTATTGCAGCCGAGCAAATCCCAACCCATACCCTTGAAATCATTACAAATCTGGGCTTGTATCAGTAA
- a CDS encoding Maf family protein, which produces MSNPFIYLASQSPRRQDLLKQIGIHFEMLLPDADEDSEGIETPLLHERARAYVERVTLAKSAAALARWKKRNLPWAPILCADTTVSLPNSAEGEILGKPADAADAARILTMLSGKIHEVLTSVAITASPNEKPTHITQISEVQFAQLSPKEIEVYIASGEPFGKAGAYGIQGLGGALIPSIRGSYSGIMGLPVYETALLLERARV; this is translated from the coding sequence GTGAGTAATCCATTTATTTACCTCGCCTCACAAAGTCCGCGTCGCCAAGATCTCTTAAAGCAAATTGGCATCCACTTTGAAATGCTGCTACCCGATGCAGATGAAGATAGCGAAGGCATTGAAACGCCCCTCCTCCATGAAAGAGCACGCGCATATGTGGAGCGTGTTACTTTGGCCAAGAGTGCTGCAGCCTTAGCGCGCTGGAAAAAAAGAAACCTTCCTTGGGCGCCTATTTTGTGTGCCGATACTACTGTGAGCCTTCCTAATAGCGCAGAGGGAGAAATTCTGGGGAAGCCAGCCGATGCGGCTGATGCGGCGCGTATTTTGACGATGCTGAGTGGCAAGATTCATGAAGTGCTTACGTCCGTAGCTATTACGGCAAGCCCTAACGAAAAACCTACACACATCACCCAAATTTCTGAGGTGCAGTTTGCCCAACTATCCCCTAAGGAAATTGAGGTCTATATCGCTAGTGGCGAGCCTTTTGGTAAAGCTGGTGCTTATGGTATTCAAGGGCTAGGTGGCGCACTCATACCCTCGATCCGAGGAAGTTATAGCGGTATCATGGGTTTACCTGTTTACGAAACAGCCCTACTTCTAGAGCGCGCCCGAGTCTGA
- the rng gene encoding ribonuclease G, protein MNEEILINITPQETRVALIQQGAVQELQIERTRQRGIVGNIYLAKVVRVLPGMQSAFVEIGLERTAFMHVADITQNNPQAQIEKLLFEGQTILVQVLKDPLGTKGARLTTQLSIAGRNLVYLPPAGSDPATEKYIGVSQRIDQPEERAAIKARLASLMATDEKGGIIVRTSAQDASDSEFQHDMHYLRTTWENIREAMKVKAAPNLLYQDLSLAERVLRDVAGEDTTQIQVDSAENFEKLKTFTNLYMPNLLGKLSLHRGERTLFDVDAEINKALGRRVELKSGGYLMIDQTESMTTIDVNTGSYVGARNLDDTVFKTNLEAAQAIAHQLRLRNLGGIIIIDFIDMVSKDHQESVLHELKRNLDRDHARTSVSDFSALGLVEMARKRTRESLVHITCEPCATCMGKGEVKTAQTVCYEILREIVRERRQFNPXEFRIVASPDVIDLFLEEESQFLAQLGDFIAKPIKLQAEGTFRQEQYDIVLS, encoded by the coding sequence ATGAATGAAGAAATTCTGATCAATATCACCCCCCAAGAAACACGGGTAGCCTTAATTCAGCAAGGTGCAGTGCAAGAGCTGCAAATTGAACGCACACGTCAACGAGGAATCGTTGGCAACATCTATTTAGCAAAAGTAGTACGAGTATTACCGGGCATGCAATCAGCATTCGTGGAAATTGGGTTAGAGCGCACTGCATTTATGCATGTGGCAGACATCACCCAAAATAATCCTCAAGCGCAAATCGAGAAATTACTCTTTGAAGGCCAAACGATTTTGGTCCAAGTCTTAAAAGATCCACTTGGCACCAAAGGTGCGCGCCTCACAACCCAATTAAGTATTGCTGGTCGTAATTTGGTTTACCTGCCGCCTGCAGGCAGCGATCCTGCAACCGAAAAATATATTGGCGTCTCCCAAAGAATTGATCAGCCCGAAGAACGAGCGGCGATCAAAGCTCGCTTAGCCAGCCTCATGGCTACCGATGAAAAAGGTGGAATCATTGTGCGCACCAGCGCCCAAGATGCAAGCGACAGTGAATTTCAGCACGATATGCACTATCTGCGCACCACTTGGGAAAACATACGTGAAGCAATGAAGGTGAAGGCCGCCCCCAACCTCCTCTACCAGGATCTGAGTCTAGCGGAACGGGTATTGCGTGATGTGGCTGGTGAAGATACAACCCAAATTCAGGTGGACTCGGCCGAAAACTTTGAAAAACTCAAAACATTTACCAATTTGTATATGCCCAATCTATTGGGCAAGTTATCACTACATCGCGGTGAACGAACACTATTTGATGTCGATGCCGAAATCAACAAGGCATTAGGCCGTCGTGTAGAACTGAAATCAGGTGGCTACCTCATGATTGATCAGACTGAGTCGATGACCACGATTGACGTAAATACTGGCAGCTATGTAGGCGCACGCAATCTCGATGACACCGTATTCAAAACCAACCTAGAAGCTGCGCAAGCCATTGCGCACCAACTGCGCTTACGCAATCTAGGCGGCATCATCATCATTGACTTCATTGATATGGTCAGCAAAGACCATCAAGAGTCTGTCTTGCACGAACTCAAGCGCAATTTAGACCGCGATCATGCACGCACTTCGGTGAGTGATTTTTCTGCATTGGGTTTGGTGGAGATGGCCCGCAAGCGCACCCGTGAATCCTTAGTCCACATCACATGTGAACCTTGCGCAACCTGCATGGGCAAAGGTGAGGTGAAAACCGCCCAAACGGTTTGCTATGAAATCCTACGTGAGATTGTGCGAGAGCGCCGTCAATTTAATCCACRAGAATTTAGGATCGTGGCCTCACCAGATGTCATTGACCTATTTTTAGAAGAAGAAAGTCAGTTCTTGGCACAGCTTGGTGATTTCATTGCCAAGCCAATCAAACTCCAGGCAGAAGGCACCTTCCGCCAAGAGCAATACGACATCGTTCTTAGTTAA
- the rlmH gene encoding 23S rRNA (pseudouridine(1915)-N(3))-methyltransferase RlmH gives MRLTIVSVGHKMPDWVATATQDYIKRMPADCSIDIKEIKPDLTPAKEAIKIAAAIPKGSRIIALDERGKDQTTQNLATQLANWRQEGFDITFLIGGADGLDTSLKTNAQAMWRLSSLTLPHAMARVLLVEQLYRAWTILQGHPYHRE, from the coding sequence ATGCGCTTAACCATTGTTTCTGTTGGTCACAAGATGCCAGACTGGGTTGCCACTGCAACCCAGGATTACATTAAGCGTATGCCTGCAGACTGCAGTATCGATATCAAAGAAATTAAGCCCGACCTTACGCCCGCTAAAGAAGCTATCAAAATTGCTGCGGCTATTCCGAAGGGCTCCAGAATTATTGCCCTGGACGAACGTGGCAAAGATCAAACCACTCAAAACTTAGCAACCCAGCTGGCTAATTGGCGCCAAGAAGGTTTTGATATCACCTTCCTCATTGGCGGGGCTGATGGCTTAGATACTAGCCTCAAAACGAATGCACAGGCGATGTGGAGACTATCCAGCCTCACGCTGCCACATGCGATGGCCAGGGTCTTATTGGTAGAACAACTCTATCGAGCCTGGACCATCTTGCAAGGACACCCCTACCATCGTGAGTAA